Genomic segment of Bdellovibrio bacteriovorus:
GAAGTTCATAAACATTTCGCGCAAAACGTGATCGTGGGTTTTGCACGTTTCAACGGACGCCCAGTGGGTATCGTTGCAAACCAACCGAACGTACTTGCAGGTTGCTTGAATATCGAAGCTTCTCGTAAAGCGGCTCGTTTTATCCGTTTCTGTGATGCTTTCAACATTCCAATCGTTTCTTTCGTCGACGTTCCGGGCTTCTTGCCAGGTAAAGACCAAGAATGGAATGGCATCATCACTCACGGTGCAAAGCTTCTTTACGCTTATGCAGAAGCGACTGTACCTAAGATCACTATCATCACTCGTAAAGCTTACGGTGGTGCTTACATCGTCATGGGTTCTAAACTTCTTCGTTCTGACGTGAATCTTGCTTACCCATCTGCGGAAATCGCGGTGATGGGTGCTGAAGGTGCTGTCAGCATCATCAGCCGCGAAGAGATCTCGAAAGCCAAAGATCCTGTCGCAGAAAAAGCTCGCCTGACCGCAGAGTACGAAGCGAAGTTCAGCAATCCATATGTTTCTGCAGAACTTGGATACACAGATGAGGTGATCGAGCCCGCAATGACTCGTAAACGCATCATTGATTCACTAGAGATGTTGAAACATAAACGCGACATCATGCCGGCTAAAAAGCACGGAAATATTCCTCTTTAATCAGAGGGTGAAGGAAGCTTTATATGGCATTATTTAAAAAAATCCTGATTGCGAACCGTGGGGAAATCGCCATCCGCATCACTCGCGCTTGTCGTGAGTTGGGTATCGGATCTGTGGCGGTCTTCTCTGATGCGGATCGTGACAGTCTTCATGTTTTCTTGGCGGATGAGGCTTATCACATTGGGCCTTCTCCTTCGAAAGAAAGCTATTTGAACTACAAAAAAATCATCGAAGTAGCAAAACAAGCTGGCGTGGACGCTATTCACCCGGGTTACGGTTTTCTTTCTGAAAACACCGTCTTTGCAAAAGCTTTGGAAGAAGCGGGCATCACTTTCATCGGACCTACGGTTTCTAATATTGAATCCATGGGTGATAAGCTTTCCGCAAAAGCCTTGATGAAAAAAGCCGGTGTTCCAACGGTTCCAGGCAGCGATGGTGGGGTTGAGACTGTCGAGCAGGCGCAAGCTATTGCTGAAAAAATCGGTCTACCTGTAATCATCAAAGCCTCTGCCGGCGGTGGTGGTAAAGGGATGCGTGTTGTTCGTAAGATGGATGAGCTTGAAAGCGCATTCCGCGCTTGCCGCTCTGAAGGTCAGAACTATTTCGCCGATCCAACAGTGTACATTGAAAAATTCATCAACGATCCAAAACACATTGAAATTCAAGTGTTCGGCGATAAACACGGAAACCATGTTCACTTGTTTGAACGTGAGTGCTCAGTTCAACGTCGTCACCAAAAGATCATTGAAGAATGTCCATCCCCTTCTGTGCCGAACGACGTTCGTTTGCGTATGGGTGATGCGGCTGTTCGTGCGGCTAAGCAAATCAATTACGTGGGTGCGGGAACTATCGAATTCATTTTCGATAATACGACCAAAGAATTCTACTTCATGGAGATGAACACTCGTCTTCAAGTGGAACATCCGATCACGGAAATCGTGACTGGCTTTGACTTGGTGAAAGAGCAGATCAATGTAGCGGCCGGCAGACCTCTTTCTTTCAAACAGGAAGATATCAAACAAAAAGGTCACGCGATCGAAGCGCGTATCTGTGCTGAAGATCCTATTACGTATAAACCTCACCCTGGTGTGATTCGCGCGTGTCGCCATCCACAGGGTCCGTTCATGCGTGTGGATTCTTACGCGTATCCTGGTTACGAAGTTCCTATCTTCTATGACCCGATGATCGCGAAAGTTATCACTTGGGGTGATAAACGTGACGAAGCTATCGATAGAATGCAGCGCGCGTTGTCTGAGTTTGTTCTAACGGGAATTAAGACCAACATCGTTCTTCATAAAACGATCTTGGATCATCCGAAATTCCGCGATGGATCTTATACGACTCAGTTTATTGAAAAGAACTTTGAAGTGATCGAACCGCAGCTCTTTAAAGAAGTTGAAGATCCTGTGTTTTTGATTGCGGCGGCTATCACTGCTTACAATGACCGTAAATCCAAAGATGTTCGTCAGTTGAACCTGACTTCAAACTGGAAACGCGTCGGTCGTAAACTTCAATTAAGGACGTAACATGTATTTTGAAGCAGAACTTAACGGCAAAAAATATAAAGTCGACGTGACCGAACAGCGCTCTACTTGGAAAGTTTCTTTACAAGAAGAAGGCAAAAACTGGCTTCACTACGACATTTCAAAACGTGACTTTAAAGAGGCCGAGCAATACATCAGCTTCCTTTTTGAAGGGAAATCTTACTTGATTGACGTGATCGGGCAAGACACTGAATACACTGTGTTTACTCGTAACTCATTCCGTACAATCAAAGTCTTCAATGATGAAATGCTTCTGCATGAATCTTTGAAAAAAGGCGGCAACTTCGGCGCAGATCAAGAGCTGAAATCCGGAATGCCTGGTAAGATCATCGAAATCTTTGCCAAAGAAGGCGAAATCGTGAAAGCCAATAAACCGCTTCTTATTATGGAAGCAATGAAAATGGAAAACGAAATGCGCGCCACTCGCGACGTGAAGATCAAAGAAATCAAAGTTAAACAAGGCGACTCGGTTGAATCCGGGGCCGTGTTGATTAAGTTTGAAGAGCCTTAGGGCTTAAAGAAAAAGGGGCTGATGAAGCCCCTTTTTTATTTCTACAATCGTGGCACTTATTTTGTGCCGCTAGATTTTTTCTCTTTCGGTGCAGGGCTTGTTGGACTCCCCATCATTCCACCGTTAGTCATACCGCCAGTAGCGCCCATTACAGCGCCCGTTCCGCCGATCATCATACCCATGCCACCACCATACATACCCATTCCCGGATACATTTGGCCACCCATAGCGCAGGCTGTGATAAAGCCAGATACATCTACATTTCCACCGATTTCTTGTTTGGGTTTTCCTGCCCATTCAAACGTGGCGAAAGATTTTCCTTCTTTAGCTAGTTCCTTTTTTCTTTGGTCAAAAGCCATTTGCGCTGAAGCAATCAAACCCACACACTGACTAGCGTTCTGGCTACCAATCTGTTTCATCATTGGTTCGATTTTTGCGCAGAAGTCTTTATCGTAAGTGACTTTCGCTTCTACTTTTTTATCATCCGGCATTTGATACATCAGACTTTGCTTGATGTCGCACTCTGAACCTTTACGCTCAAAAGCAGTTTCGGTGGCTTTTGTGATTGGAAAGTTCCATCCGTTTTTCTTAGCTTCTTCGCGGTATTTCTTTTGTTCGGTGATATCGAATTCTTTATTCACGGAAACGATTTTACCGTCCTGTCTTTTAACGTGAATCACGCGTTGAACGGTTTCAAACTCGGGCTTTCCCATACCTGTGCCCATTTTCATTTGTTTGGTTTTATAAACAATCGTTTCTACGCCGTCTTTGTTACTTCGAGAAACAACGTTTTCAGGACGCAGAACTTGCGTTGCCCCATTCGCATCGAAATAAAGTGAAGCGCCATCAGCATCCATTCCATAGGTGAAATCTTGTACGGCACCGTTGGCCGCCATCACACATTTATCGCCAAAGTAACCCACTGCAGTTGCTTGAGCCGAGCTCGCAAGCATGACAAGGCCAAAGACAGTTTTAAACATTGATCCTCCATGAAAGTTCCGGTGATTTTTATAAAAATACGAACTTATTTAGGATAATTCGAAACCTGCAGTTCCACAGTCCCGAACCCTAAAAACTGGACTCTAAAGTGTTTCGCTCAAAAAACTAGGGCTTAATGCGCGCGACAATTCGGCAACTCGAAAGCTCGACCACCTGTTTAACGGTTTTTTGTTGGCCACAAGCGAGTACATATCTTGGACACGCCTGGTTTTCTTCATAATAGCAAATCTGTCCCTGACGCTGTTTTGCGTGCCAGTTAATACGATAGCGGGGATCAGTGGATGTCGGGGCCTGACTTAACCACACCTTTCCATTCTCTTGAAAGACATATCCTTCTACCTTCGTGTTCTTAGCGAAAACAGAAGCCGAAAATAGCAATATCGAAGTAAGGATTAATG
This window contains:
- a CDS encoding acetyl-CoA carboxylase biotin carboxyl carrier protein subunit — its product is MYFEAELNGKKYKVDVTEQRSTWKVSLQEEGKNWLHYDISKRDFKEAEQYISFLFEGKSYLIDVIGQDTEYTVFTRNSFRTIKVFNDEMLLHESLKKGGNFGADQELKSGMPGKIIEIFAKEGEIVKANKPLLIMEAMKMENEMRATRDVKIKEIKVKQGDSVESGAVLIKFEEP
- the accC gene encoding acetyl-CoA carboxylase biotin carboxylase subunit, producing the protein MALFKKILIANRGEIAIRITRACRELGIGSVAVFSDADRDSLHVFLADEAYHIGPSPSKESYLNYKKIIEVAKQAGVDAIHPGYGFLSENTVFAKALEEAGITFIGPTVSNIESMGDKLSAKALMKKAGVPTVPGSDGGVETVEQAQAIAEKIGLPVIIKASAGGGGKGMRVVRKMDELESAFRACRSEGQNYFADPTVYIEKFINDPKHIEIQVFGDKHGNHVHLFERECSVQRRHQKIIEECPSPSVPNDVRLRMGDAAVRAAKQINYVGAGTIEFIFDNTTKEFYFMEMNTRLQVEHPITEIVTGFDLVKEQINVAAGRPLSFKQEDIKQKGHAIEARICAEDPITYKPHPGVIRACRHPQGPFMRVDSYAYPGYEVPIFYDPMIAKVITWGDKRDEAIDRMQRALSEFVLTGIKTNIVLHKTILDHPKFRDGSYTTQFIEKNFEVIEPQLFKEVEDPVFLIAAAITAYNDRKSKDVRQLNLTSNWKRVGRKLQLRT